From the genome of Motilibacter aurantiacus, one region includes:
- a CDS encoding sigma-70 family RNA polymerase sigma factor, which translates to MTIETRLQTTQQTHPGAPTPSDDSNRAADAATPVSEQDLDLAAPTADLVRLYLDDIGRTPLLTAAEEVELSQRIEAGVYAEHLLKEAPSDLDAERRAQLEALVRDGLRAKDQMLRANLRLVVSVAKKHSHRGLPFLDVVQEGNLGLVRAVEKFDYRKGYKFSTYATWWIRQAIGRGLAEQARTIRLPVHVHEQIGKLTRALRELSSKLEREPTDEEIAEALGWDVADVVSLRRVGREAISLDTPVGDDMDTSVGELVVDTDAVTAVEAVEHRAMLRELHRAIATLPEREAAIVRLRYGLLDGRARTLDEIGRELGLTRERIRQLEKEALAKLRHPSATRDLLDWAS; encoded by the coding sequence ATGACAATCGAGACGAGGCTGCAGACGACGCAGCAGACGCACCCGGGGGCTCCCACCCCCTCCGACGACTCTAACCGTGCAGCCGACGCGGCGACGCCGGTGTCCGAGCAGGACCTCGACCTCGCCGCCCCGACCGCTGACCTGGTCCGCCTCTACCTCGATGACATCGGGCGGACCCCGCTCCTCACCGCGGCCGAGGAGGTAGAGCTCTCCCAGCGCATCGAGGCCGGTGTCTACGCCGAGCACCTGCTCAAGGAGGCGCCCAGCGACCTCGACGCCGAGCGGCGGGCCCAGCTCGAGGCGCTCGTCCGGGACGGCCTGCGGGCCAAGGACCAGATGCTGCGGGCCAACCTGCGGCTCGTCGTGTCGGTGGCCAAGAAGCACAGCCACCGCGGGCTGCCCTTCCTCGACGTCGTCCAGGAGGGCAACCTCGGCCTGGTCCGGGCGGTGGAGAAGTTCGACTACCGCAAGGGCTACAAGTTCTCGACGTACGCCACCTGGTGGATCCGGCAGGCGATCGGGCGCGGGCTGGCCGAGCAGGCGCGCACCATCCGGCTGCCCGTCCACGTGCACGAGCAGATCGGCAAGCTGACCCGCGCCCTGCGCGAGCTGTCGAGCAAGCTCGAGCGCGAGCCCACGGACGAGGAGATCGCCGAAGCGCTCGGCTGGGACGTCGCGGACGTCGTGTCGCTGCGCCGTGTGGGGCGCGAGGCGATCAGCCTCGACACCCCGGTCGGCGACGACATGGACACCAGCGTCGGCGAGCTCGTCGTCGACACCGACGCCGTCACCGCTGTGGAGGCGGTCGAGCACCGCGCGATGCTGCGCGAGCTGCACCGAGCGATCGCGACGCTGCCGGAGCGGGAGGCGGCCATCGTGCGGCTCCGTTACGGGCTGCTCGACGGCCGGGCACGCACGTTGGACGAGATCGGCCGCGAGCTGGGCCTGACCCGCGAGCGGATCCGCCAGCTGGAGAAGGAGGCGCTGGCCAAGCTGCGCCACCCGTCGGCGACCCGGGACCTGCTCGACTGGGCGAGCTGA
- a CDS encoding DUF456 domain-containing protein translates to MELWELALVALAMLVGLVGVLVPVLPGLAVIWAAGLVWAWLEDGVAPWLVLAAVTAVLGAGTTAKYVLPARALRGSGAPTSTVLAGAALGVVGFFVLPVVGLPLGFVGGVYLAEQARLRAPRAAWASTVVTLKGIGIGVLLELAAGLVAVGLWTVSALIIAA, encoded by the coding sequence ATGGAGCTGTGGGAGCTGGCCCTCGTCGCGCTGGCGATGCTGGTGGGCCTGGTCGGAGTGCTCGTCCCGGTCCTGCCCGGCCTGGCCGTCATCTGGGCGGCCGGGCTGGTGTGGGCCTGGCTGGAGGACGGCGTCGCGCCCTGGCTCGTGCTGGCCGCCGTCACCGCGGTGCTGGGCGCCGGCACGACGGCGAAGTACGTCCTCCCGGCCCGGGCGCTGCGCGGCTCAGGAGCGCCCACGTCGACGGTCCTTGCCGGGGCGGCGCTCGGCGTCGTGGGCTTCTTCGTCCTGCCGGTCGTGGGCCTGCCCCTCGGCTTCGTCGGCGGGGTCTACCTCGCCGAGCAGGCGCGGCTGCGCGCGCCGCGCGCGGCCTGGGCCAGCACGGTGGTGACGCTCAAGGGCATCGGCATCGGTGTGCTCCTCGAGCTGGCCGCCGGCCTGGTCGCCGTCGGGCTGTGGACGGTCTCGGCGCTGATCATCGCCGCCTGA